From Plasmodium chabaudi chabaudi strain AS genome assembly, chromosome: 12, the proteins below share one genomic window:
- a CDS encoding DNA2/NAM7 helicase, putative (term=annotation;date=20110408;qualifier=removed_product=conserved Plasmodium protein, unknown function;qualifier=added_product=dna2/nam7 helicase, putative;curatorName=ucb@sanger.ac.uk;~;query 1594-1594;GPI_cleavage_site_score=0.5814;~pfam_scan;Pfam:PF13087.2; E()=7.6E-55;score=185.5;query 993-1313;description=AAA_12;~pfam_scan;Pfam:PF13086.2; E()=9.8E-27;score=94.2;query 909-985;description=AAA_11;~pfam_scan;Pfam:PF13086.2; E()=2.7E-10;score=40.3;query 576-624;description=AAA_11;~pfam_scan;Pfam:PF13086.2; E()=2.8E-10;score=40.3;query 832-895;description=AAA_11;~iprscan;Pfam:PF13086; score=2.5E-26;query 908-985;description=null;~iprscan;Pfam:PF13086; score=4.8E-10;query 576-624;description=null;~iprscan;Pfam:PF13087; score=4.4E-55;query 993-1313;description=null;~iprscan;Pfam:PF13086; score=4.0E-10;query 832-895;description=null;~iprscan;InterPro:IPR027417 : P-loop containing nucleoside triphosphate hydrolase;Superfamily:SSF52540; score=2.1E-41;query 834-1315;description=P-loop containing nucleoside triphosphate hydrolase;~iprscan;InterPro:IPR027417 : P-loop containing nucleoside triphosphate hydrolase;Superfamily:SSF52540; score=2.3E-9;query 571-623;description=P-loop containing nucleoside triphosphate hydrolase), whose protein sequence is MLCEKMWERWDDEYFIKVFFNWDIFLKYAEDNEFHELEENIKNENIDLNKDEHENKTSDEVLLILQSYIIEKKNTYIDVSDYLVNIILRWNYYTSLRSENNLNICSVKNRLKIDININTLPSVYKSFEEYFYSYFPLFLIETQQLINNKKENESLKEFNINIIHDLKEMYNYEFHISIPFDELVFSNIFYGDLILLRFVPKKTEKHDLVFTSTHSSLKKKDDNPTDTQVENDIDNLEECSSNETDDEENEILSNKSLEKCKSVEDKEETGTMAGGEKKENGDGSNVENAIQTIKKEEMNDKNNGNIYMVRKYCVRHLLGFVVGKNKEKIKIKFNLNFRNFDIIDKVRKCIIYDIFNKDQLNNYSLRISKVTNLISTLRQFNYLFNFRNSSIISEIIETQEGERRGSKKGTHTDTDENVEKSNHILSSNNLMTIKKRKCEDVTNEYTNEESGKIVKIKKTELSQIEVSKKRNNNLVEEDKELDQELVEEMELKEKIRNHLSREKILQYNFDEIKNEKVEENRVENFDKFETFETFEKFEKFEKFENFKMDELGNVNDQFEGFCYIPTLLKNKFFNIYNNCQLRAINNSILNDGVTLIQGPPGTGKTTTILGIISALIFYQKVEENKIENTDLVRKTNMDIKQTDEDDNNEDELGWIVTSDKRETQKSPYGWINYDKKNDYCYFNENCFDALEYDDFFDNYPENRQMNKTSTFYFNKNNKKEYKNAYAIHLSIMNASSQVLNFGTNGDTNENENTNEEDKHKNNENRIKNLISLAETFHNSYVNNKDYTGTNLNTIEKDSKPNEKSSYPFYVSDRNRKFSKLSVEDDKKKMNVKKTKQIKNKKILVCAPSNAAIDEILRRLVSSDSGILDEDGNLFNPIVTRIGGNVSSDLLEFSLEFKEQLFLYLNKKDDNKIYKQNLLKTSTIICSTLSSSSNISLTNYINYFDAIIIDEASQAIELDILIPLSFSCKKIILVGDPKQLSATVFSLFAKKHNYSRSLFERLQKIYKFNKSKYNLLSIQYRMHPDISHFPNKHYYKNKIQDANYFLFVLLKELEIKKYTKQLLVDDDEKKKNMKYILTDLNLSKFIENQFGNLPPNFNDILLCQKNEENFHWFFIPLLQHCVFYDISFSKQKKIKNSYINIHESEIVLQFLEFLHYIFTSENVKEWYKKIGIITPYAAEKYFLKKALKVFFEKKGYKNNVSNFIDIGTVDGFQGTEKDIIIFVCVRTSGVFKRNEKKNKNNLTIENELANSSNNDMPINETKLEDNVESQSVYEQTESEGDEQMDDSNPFFSNYKRLNVALTRARYNLFIFGNCSFLNKCDAWSQIIEHYKINKKIIKIKKKKYLKKMKILSEDINEDHIFDNKNEIINKKIENSFYNKNIIDYNFIPINENENETFNLKDFINSFDKNSGKQNDLENNAYNEGDVNSKPNDKNGYLLEDNIKTYKEFDEKEINDFFKELYNDNFDKEDSISLQEKDEEQFDDENVVNDNGFKERKETFTNDLQMNIYNNEKKNVITRSSTVNNDLEQADTNPVVNNITENNSVINNNSNGEDNVANLKNDDKGLLNVTQDRNNILHIKNNNYFIDTLNNFCKKNAGLLFAVNCILPKFSNTFLH, encoded by the coding sequence atgCTTTGTGAAAAAATGTGGGAACGATGGGATGacgaatattttataaaggTATTTTTCAACTgggatatatttttgaaatatgcTGAAGATAATGAATTTCATGAGttagaagaaaatataaaaaatgaaaatatagatttaaataaagatgaACATGAGAATAAAACTAGTGATGAAGTATTGTTAATATTGcaatcatatattatagaaaaaaaaaatacatatattgaTGTTTCAGATTATTtagttaatataatattaaggTGGAATTATTATACTAGCTTACGaagtgaaaataatttaaatatatgttctGTAAAAAATCGATTAAaaattgatataaatataaatacactACCATCTGTTTATAAAAGTTTtgaagaatatttttattcgtATTTTCcgttatttttaatagaaACACAACAAttaataaacaataaaaaagaaaatgaaagtttaaaagaatttaatattaatattatacatgatttaaaagaaatgtataattatgaatttCATATTAGTATACCTTTTGATGAGTTAGTCTTTtccaatatattttatggaGACTTAATTTTGTTACGATTTGTTCCGAAGAAAACAGAGAAGCACGATTTAGTTTTTACATCTACACACTCATCtttgaaaaagaaagacGACAACCCAACGGATACCCAAgttgaaaatgatatagaTAATTTGGAAGAATGCTCATCAAATGAAACGGATGATGAGGAAAATGAAATACTAAGTAATAAGTCTTTGGAAAAGTGTAAATCGGTGGAAGACAAGGAAGAAACAGGTACAATGGCTGGTGgagagaaaaaagaaaatggtGATGGTAGTAATGTAGAAAACGCTATACAAacgataaaaaaagaagaaatgaatgacaaaaataatggaaatatttatatggtGAGAAAATATTGTGTTAGACATTTACTTGGATTTGTAGTTgggaaaaataaagaaaaaattaaaataaaatttaatttaaattttcgaaattttgatattatTGATAAAGTACgaaaatgtataatatatgatatatttaacaaagatcaattaaataattattctcTTCGAATTTCCAAAGTTACAAACTTAATATCAACACTTAGACAATTTAACTATCTATTCAATTTTAGAAATTCTTCAATAATTAGCGAGATTATAGAAACTCAAGAAGGAGAAAGACGAGGGTCAAAAAAGGGAACCCATACAGACACAGATGAAAATGTTGAGAAATCAAaccatattttatcatcaaataatttgatGACAATAAAAAAGCGAAAATGTGAAGATGTCACAAATGAATATACTAATGAGGAGTCTGGaaaaattgtgaaaataaaaaaaacagaatTATCTCAAATAGAAGttagtaaaaaaagaaataataatttggtTGAAGAAGATAAAGAATTAGATCAAGAACTGGTTGAAGAAATGGAgctaaaagaaaaaatcaGGAACCATTTAAGtagagaaaaaatattacaatataattttgacGAAATTAAGAACGAAAAAGTAGAAGAAAATAGAGTTGAGAATTTTGACAAATTCGAAACGTTTGAAACGTTTGAAAAGTTTGAAAAGTTTGAAAAGTTTGAAAATTTCAAAATGGATGAGTTAGGAAATGTGAATGACCAATTTGAAGGGTTTTGTTACATACCAACtttactaaaaaataaattttttaatatatataataattgtcAATTACGTGctataaataatagcaTTTTAAATGATGGGGTGACATTAATTCAGGGTCCTCCAGGTACTGGAAAAACCACAACCATTTTGGGAATAATTAGtgctttaattttttatcaaaaagttgaagaaaataaaatagaaaatacGGATTTAGtaagaaaaacaaatatggATATAAAGCAAACGGATgaagatgataataatgaagacGAGTTAGGATGGATTGTAACTTCAGACAAAAGAGAAACACAAAAAAGTCCTTATGGATGgataaattatgataaaaaaaatgattattgttactttaatgaaaattgtTTTGATGCTTTAGAATATgatgatttttttgataactATCCTGAAAATAGacaaatgaataaaacaagtactttttattttaataaaaataataaaaaagaatataaaaatgcatatgctATACATCTAAGTATTATGAATGCATCAAGTCAGGTCTTAAATTTTGGCACAAATGGAGATACGAATGAAAATGAGAATACAAATGAAGAagataaacataaaaataatgaaaatcgaattaaaaatttaataagttTAGCAGAAACGTTTCATAATtcatatgtaaataataaagactATACAGgaacaaatttaaatactATTGAAAAGGATAGTAAGCCAAATGAAAAATCGAGCTATCCATTTTATGTTAGTGATAGGAATAGgaaattttctaaattatcAGTAGAGGAcgataagaaaaaaatgaatgtaaaaaaaacaaaacaaataaaaaataaaaaaattcttgTATGTGCACCATCTAATGCAGCAATTGATGAAATACTTCGACGATTGGTTTCATCGGATTCAGGAATTTTAGATGAAGAtggaaatttatttaatccTATAGTTACTAGAATTGGTGGAAATGTGAGTTCTGATTTATTAGAATTTAGTTTAGAATTTAAAGAAcagttatttttatatttaaataaaaaagatgataataaaatatataaacaaaatttattaaaaacatCAACAATTATATGTTCAACATTATCATCAAGttcaaatatttcattaacaaattatataaattattttgatgcTATAATAATTGATGAAGCATCACAAGCTATCGAATTAGATATTTTAATACCTTTGTCTTTttcatgtaaaaaaataattttagtaGGAGATCCAAAACAATTGTCAGCAACagtattttctttatttgctaaaaaacataattacTCTAGATCTTTATTTGAGcgtttacaaaaaatatataaatttaataaatctaaatataatttattatctaTTCAATATCGAATGCATCCAGATATTTCTCACTTTCCTAACAagcattattataaaaacaaaattcaAGACgctaattattttttatttgtattgtTAAAAGAgttggaaataaaaaaatatactaaGCAGCTATTAGTAGATGATgatgagaaaaaaaaaaatatgaaatatattttaacggacttaaatttatcaaaatttatagAAAACCAATTTGGAAATTTACCCCcaaattttaatgatatattattatgtcaaaagaatgaagaaaattttcattGGTTTTTTATTCCCTTATTACAACATTGTgttttttatgatatatctttttcaaaacaaaaaaaaataaaaaattcatatatcAACATACATGAAAGTGAAATagttttacaatttttagaaTTCCTTcactatatatttacttcagaaaatgttaaagagtggtataaaaaaattggtaTTATAACTCCTTATGCAgctgaaaaatatttcttaaaaaaagctttaaaagtttttttcgaaaaaaaaggatataaaaataatgtttcaaattttatagaTATAGGAACAGTTGATGGATTTCAAGGAACAGAAAAGGAcatcattatatttgtgTGTGTTCGTACTAGTGgtgtttttaaaagaaatgaaaaaaaaaataaaaataatcttACTATAGAAAATGAGCTAGCTAATTCGTCTAATAATGATATGCCCATAAATGAAACAAAACTCGAAGACAATGTAGAATCTCAATCAGTATATGAACAAACTGAATCGGAAGGGGATGAACAAATGGATGATTcaaatccatttttttcaaattataaacgTTTGAATGTTGCTTTAACACGTGCTcgatataatttatttatttttggaaACTGTTCGTTTTTAAACAAATGTGATGCATGGAGTCAAATCATAGAgcattataaaataaataaaaaaattattaaaattaaaaaaaaaaaatatttgaaaaaaatgaaaatattatcagaagatataaatgaagatcatatatttgataataaaaatgaaataataaataaaaaaattgaaaattcattttataataaaaatataattgattataattttattccaATCAATGAAAATGAGAATGAaacatttaatttaaaagattttattaactcttttgataaaaacagtggtaaacaaaatgatttggaaaataatgcatataatgaAGGGGATGTAAATTCTAAaccaaatgataaaaatggatatttATTGgaagataatataaaaacatataaagaatttgatgaaaaagaaattaacGATTTCTTtaaagaattatataatgataattttgataaGGAAGATAGTATATCTTTACAAGAAAAAGATGAAGAACAATttgatgatgaaaatgttgTCAATGATAATGGGTTTAAAGAACGAAAGGAAACATTTACTAATGATTtacaaatgaatatatataataatgaaaaaaaaaatgtaataacaAGATCATCTACAGTTAACAATGATTTAGAACAAGCAGATACGAATCCAGTTGTAAATAACATAactgaaaataattcagTGATTAATAACAATTCAAATGGTGAAGATAATGTggcaaatttaaaaaatgatgataaagGATTGTTAAACGTAACACAAGAtcgtaataatattttacatataaagaataataattattttattgacacacttaataatttttgtaaaaagaATGCAGGACTCCTTTTTGCAGTGAACTGTATTTTGCcaaaattttcaaacacctttttacattaa
- a CDS encoding heptatricopeptide repeat-containing protein, putative (term=annotation;date=20180521;qualifier=removed_product=conserved Plasmodium protein, unknown function;qualifier=added_product=conserved protein, unknown function;curatorName=ucb@sanger.ac.uk;~term=annotation;date=20180816;qualifier=removed_product=conserved protein, unknown function;qualifier=added_product=heptatricopeptide repeat-containing protein, putative;qualifier=added_literature=pmid:30102371;curatorName=ucb@sanger.ac.uk;~;query 691-691;GPI_cleavage_site_score=0.124699995) — protein sequence MKSVLGRNRFRITYKYARLYNSTTTNEHTQIKNNNSIANSDNSIINYKMILGIKKIEISNLSSLCRDFHNIFRINKYGLLKYTNDILPFIKYLRTSEIVMILHHYAHINYNNINFYNNIWNQIIDKLYDIDCKELALIIYSMGKIKYLNNKDMILLFESEIKKWVTKLSGRDCSLILKGLNNLNYNNNNIYSIIYDRILSIADNLNLLDICIILNTHSKSKNININMFEILLNKSLSFYSFLNEQCIASLLWSLSNASIKSEKYFSLLALKLRLLMHKKLIQNCEIDQGKTASHDLQNGDIKGDGTRDQSKINEPNYGKILERDSQGEITNDNNSYQMKNNNDTFFENYNDVISESQSYDNEDNEDKQDGDNLKNLNYEISMSSSCKYENLIPSIIYSFGKQRTYLKNNINIDKKLYNHIINSYNAQNCINSSPVDTVYIFDTSKDFLRDKNVFNNNDKNRAKLKKYQNKKYYEHIIFIINNYLTYFINNVHYNDLKNVLFGIAKIEMFVDKKLLNTIFELITDHVKNNLYKSYEIINLSRSLSLLPHVPTNIWIDIFEFYKNKFVSNTSVKNNCYLFYIFSFIKKKLNDYNLDLCLIENINKKIASIDEDDVINLIKALINFNYYNNELVNNISNYIEKNYTAFNLIDIVYILKYFTSMDLRNTNIFSLFALTIKKNNTKHNYPIISTISSFYLQMNIFPKAIEDILLQEKKSRDVCFKTEEIICDE from the exons atgaaaagcgTTTTGGGAAGAAACAGATTTAGGATAAcctataaatatgcaaGGCTTTATAATAGTACTACGACTAATGAGCATacacaaattaaaaataataactcCATTGCTAATAGCGATAATTCAATAATAAACTACAAAATGATATTgggaattaaaaaaattgagaTTTCTAACTTATCATCATTATGCAGAGactttcataatatatttcgaataaataaatatggattgttaaaatatacaaatgatatattaccatttataaaatatttaagaaCAAGTGAAATTGTTATGATTCTACACCATTATgcacatataaattataataatataaatttttataataatatatggaaTCAAATTAtagataaattatatgatatagATTGTAAAGAGCTAgctttaattatatatagtatgggtaaaataaaatatttaaataataaagatatgattttactttttgaaagtgaaataaaaaaatgggtAACCAAATTAAGTGGTCGAGATTGctcattaatattaaaaggtttaaacaatttaaattataataataataatatatattcaataaTTTATGATAGAATATTAAGTATTGCTGATAATCTTAATCTATTAgacatatgtataatacTTAATACACATAGTAAatcgaaaaatataaacataaatatgtttgaaattttattaaataaatcattatcattttattcctttttaaatgaaCAATGTATTGCTTCATTGTTATGGAGTCTTAGTAATGCCAGTATAAAATCCGAAAAGTATTTTTCCCTTCTCGCGCTCAAACTTAGATTACTAATGCATAAAAAGTTAATACAAAACTGTGAGATAGACCAGGGGAAAACAGCCAGCCACGATCTACAAAATGGTGACATAAAAGGAGATGGGACACGAGATCAGTCCAAAATTAACGAGCCTAACTATGGCAAAATATTAGAACGGGACAGTCAAGGGGAAATTACTAATGATAACAATTCAtatcaaatgaaaaataataatgatactttttttgaaaattataatgatgTCATTTCAGAATCACAATCATATGATAATGAAGATAATGAAGATAAACAAGATGGcgataatttaaaaaatttaaattacgAAATAAGTATGAGCAGTTCATgcaaatatgaaaatttaatacCTTCGATTATTTACTCATTTGGAAAACAAcgaacatatttaaaaaataatataaatatagataaaaaattatataatcatattattaatagttATAATGCtcaaaattgtataaatagTTCACCAGTTGATActgtgtatatatttgatacGTCTAAAGATTTTTTAAGagataaaaatgtgtttaataataatgataaaaatagagcaaaattaaaaaaatatcaaaataaaaaatattatgaacatattatttttataataaataactacttaacatattttataaataatgtgcattataatgatttaaaaaatgtattatttggtatagcaaaaatagaaatgtttgtagataaaaaattattaaatactatttttgaattaatTACAGATcatgttaaaaataatttgtataaaagttatgaaattattaatttgtcAAGATCTTTATCCTTATTACCACATGTACCtacaaatatatggatagacatttttgaattttacaaaaataagttTGTTTCAAATACAAGTGTAAAAAACAATTGCTatctattttatatattctcttttattaaaaaaaaattaaacgattataatttggatttatgtttaattgagaatataaataaaaaaattgctaGCATTGATGAAGATGATGTAATAAATCTAATAAAAGCTTTGatcaattttaattattataataacgaattagtaaataatatatcaaattatatagaaaaaaattacacagcttttaatttaattgatattgtatatatattaaaatattttacatcCATGGATTTAAggaatacaaatattttctcCTTATTTGCTTtaacaattaaaaaaaataatacaaaacatAACTATCCTATAATTTCAACAATCTCgtctttttatttgcaG ATGAATATATTCCCTAAAGCAATTGAGGACATATTATTacaggaaaaaaaaagtcgTGACGTTTGTTTCAAAACTGAAGAAATTATTTGTgatgaataa
- a CDS encoding ribosomal protein L43, mitochondrial, putative (term=annotation;date=20121121;qualifier=removed_product=mitochondrial ribosomal protein L22/L43, putative;qualifier=added_product=ribosomal protein l43, mitochondrial, putative;qualifier=eupathdb_uc=46053;curatorName=ucb@sanger.ac.uk;~;query 185-185;GPI_cleavage_site_score=0.22619997;~pfam_scan;Pfam:PF05047.12; E()=2.8E-6;score=27.0;query 26-74;description=L51_S25_CI-B8;~iprscan;InterPro:IPR007741 : Mitochondrial ribosome;Pfam:PF05047; score=2.4E-6;query 26-74;description=Ribosomal protein/NADH dehydrogenase domain;~iprscan;InterPro:IPR007741 : Mitochondrial ribosome;SMART:SM00916; score=2.3E-15;query 18-91;description=Ribosomal protein/NADH dehydrogenase domain;~iprscan;InterPro:IPR036249 : Thioredoxin-like superfamily;Superfamily:SSF52833; score=2.06E-12;query 8-91;description=Thioredoxin-like superfamily), producing MCSNGVYQLKKILLRYSETGHSSRNVRFFLRFILPDYKEENKHLNFEIHHEQYEEPLATFEYINNSRYEISLKDIKSKHIVDIINLYKDSAGNTDFLKHGGPKVYSNRRTIQGLWCPSIYSELNAISYLKKKKKNNIKLPKYTRESLNLNHDVIKGNGRWGNENLFPKGFDQKYLKNIFCFPFEDSLPKKREGEYTDDTKEPHINSFYKFYKA from the exons ATGTGCTCAAATGGTGTAtatcaattaaaaaaaattttactaAGATATAGTGAAACTGGGCATAGTAGCAGAAATGTAAGATTTTTTTTGAGATTTATTTTACCAGACtataaagaagaaaataaacatttgAATTTTGAAATTCATCATGAACAATATGAAGAACCACTAGCTacatttgaatatataaataatagtagATATGAAATATCCTTAAAAGATATTAAATCGAAGCACATTGTTGATATTATTAACTTATATAAAGACAGTGCTGGGAATACAgactttttaaaacatgGAGGCCCAAAGGTTTATTCAAATAGACGAACTATTCAA GGTTTATGGTGTCCTAGCATATATAGCGAGTTAAATGCCATTTcatacttaaaaaaaaagaaaaaaaataatattaaattgcCAAAATATACAAGAGAAAGcttaaatttaaatcatGATGTTATAAAGGGAAATGGGAGATGGGGGAATGAGAATTTATTTCCTAAAGGTTTTGAtcagaaatatttaaaaaatattttttgttttccaTTTGAGGATAGTTTACCAAAAAAAAGGGAAGGAGAATACACTGATGACACAAAGGAACCGCATATTAATTCcttttacaaattttataaagcttaa
- a CDS encoding PI31 domain-containing protein, putative (term=annotation;date=20170818;qualifier=removed_product=conserved Plasmodium protein, unknown function;qualifier=added_product=pi31 domain-containing protein, putative;curatorName=ucb@sanger.ac.uk;~pfam_scan;Pfam:PF11566.4; E()=8.0E-23;score=80.9;query 18-179;description=PI31_Prot_N;~iprscan;InterPro:IPR021625 : Fbxo7/PI31 domain;Pfam:PF11566; score=2.7E-23;query 18-179;description=PI31 proteasome regulator, N-terminal), which yields MEECETFKELIQLFGDLKREDAFVLFIHGFILDNDFTYKLNKEKECKYNEDKNIQISNGYIKYTPDSTSNKFFISKLLIDPEWKNNSNNYNFLYTNKKSNENATYNLNILKIENSLVIQIINVEKPSNVHSITINMDEYINENNKECVTNKEKINLNIPKLIKLCQTHILFNMQNNDNKQKKKINSLIIETNGHKNNMNNSNLSEQSRVFQNFNDDHFDDKNPIIRQNLIPDFKNGNHILKPDGLFVGPNNKFFNPQNLRYDPIGPFGNEPNADINPFEFQNNFPF from the coding sequence ATGGAAGAGTGTGAAACATTCAAAGAGCTAATACAATTGTTTGGAGATTTAAAAAGGGAAGATgcttttgttttatttatccaTGGGTTTATTTTAGATAATGATTTTACttacaaattaaataaagaaaaggaatgtaaatataatgaagataagaatatacaaatttcaaatggatatataaaatatacccCAGATAGTACaagtaataaattttttataagtaaattattaatagatccagaatggaaaaataattcaaacaattataattttttatatacaaataaaaaaagcaatGAAAATGCTACttacaatttaaatatattgaaaatcGAAAACTCATTAgttattcaaataattaatgTAGAAAAACCATCAAATGTACATTCGATTACGATAAATATggatgaatatataaatgaaaataataaagaatgtgtaacaaataaagaaaaaataaatttaaacatacccaaattaataaaattatgtcaaacacatatattatttaatatgcaaaataatgataataaacaaaaaaaaaaaattaatagtCTTATTATTGAAACAAATgggcataaaaataatatgaataattctAATTTATCAGAACAATCACGtgtttttcaaaattttaatgatgATCATTTTGATGATAAAAACCCAATAATAAGACAAAATTTAATACctgattttaaaaatggtaatcatattttaaaacctGATGGCTTATTTGTAGgaccaaataataaattttttaatccGCAAAACTTACGTTATGATCCTATTGGTCCGTTTGGAAATGAACCAAATGCCGATATAAATCCTTTTGAATTTCAAAACAATTTCCCtttctaa